The Dethiosulfovibrio faecalis DNA window AACCGGAAGCCCAGTGACAGACGGCGGATACGGCCAAAGCGGCGCCGAGGAGAAAGATCATGTCGCTGAAGGTGGTCTCCTTGCGCAGACTTTCGTGATGCTTGGAGAGCTCGGCTCCCACCTGATCGATGGCGCTAGTGTCAGATTTGGTCCACTTGTTGAACTTCATAGCGTAGGGGACCATGCCCAGAAGGACCATGACCCAGATCGAGTAGTCGATGGAGTCGATAAGAAGCGTGTAGCCCATATCGGCGTCGGCTATGCTCAAGGCTCCCTGGATGGCCACCATGTTGCCGGTACCACCCATCCAGCTTCCGCAGAGGGCGGCAAAGGCTCTCCAGCTATCGGCGGGCAGGTTGCTCTTGAAAAGCAGATACATGACGACGAAACCGAAAGCTATGCTTGTGGAGGCGGCGAAAAAGCCTAGCAACATCTTCGGCCCCAGTTTCATGATCTTCCTCAAATCGCAACGAAGGAGCATGAGGAAGATCATCGCAGGAAGCAGATTGCCCTTTACTCCCTTGTAAACCGCGTTGACGCTGTCCGTCTTGCTCCAAAAACCGAAGGTGGAGAAAAGCATACACACGAAATAGATAAGGACGACCGCAGGAACGTACTCGAAAAATTTCCCCTTCGAATGCCGCTCCGCCAAAACCACTAGCCCCGCAAAAAACAGGATAAAAGCCAGATAAGAAAAACCGTTGGTGATCACGTAATTCCCTCCTCTTAGATTAAAATAGGGCCTAGGCCCGTATCAATGCCACTTTATTTCGTCGAAGGACATCACTCCCAGACCGGGAGCGTCGGACACCCTGATATCCGGTCCCTTGAAGTCCGCCCCACCCACTATGGGATCGGAGGCACAGAGCAGAGGACCGTCTATGTCTATCCTCGTTATCGCCCCATAAGCCGCCGCCAGATGCACCGCCGCGGAGGCGCATATTTTCCCCTCCAGCATGCTTCCCAGCATGACCTGGGCCCCGAATATCTCCGATACAGCCACTATCCGCCTGGCCTCGGCTATTCCACCGCACTTCATAAGCTTTATGTTGACCATGTCCGCCGCCTTGCGACGGAAGATCTCCAGGGCGTCCGAGGCGCTCCATATGCTCTCGTCGGCCACGACGGGGATGGACGTATGGGCAGTGACGTAGGCCATCCCGTCCAGGTCTTTGGCTTTAACCGGCTGTTCCACCAGTTCCAGACCGAAACCGGCTTTCTCCATCCGATCGAGAATATTCACCGCCTCGGTCGGGGTCCAACCCTGGTTGGCGTCTATCCTTATTTCAACGTCCTGTCCGATTGCCTCTCTTATTGCCTTGAGGCGGTCGAAGTCCTTGGAAGACTCCTTCCCGACCTTTATCTTGATCACCTTGTAGCCGCTCTCCACGGCGTTCAAGGCATCCTGGGCCATCTCGTCCGGCTCGTTTACGCTAACCGTGACGTCGGTCTCGATCGATTCTCTACTACCTCCGAAAAGCCTGTAGAGAGGGGAACCGATCGACTGGGCCCAAAGATCGTGAAGGGCAATGTCGAGGGCTGCCTTGGCGCTGGTGTTGCCTACCATGCAGCTCTGAAGAACCTTTAAGTTCCCCTCAAGGTCCTCTCCGTCGCGCCCCAGCAAAGTCGGCCTTATATGGTCGTCGATGGCTCCAAGGATGGCTCCTGTCGTGTCGCCCGTTATGGCTCCCGTCGGGGGGGCCTCGCCGTAACCGACGACACCCGAATCGGTCTCTACCGCTACTATGACGTCTCTGACCGCATCGACGGACCTTACCGCCGTCTTAAAAGGTTTTTTGAGGGGGACCGATATGGTCCCTGTTTTAACTCCGGTTATCCTCACCTGATCATCTCCTCCGATCTCGTTTAAAACAAAAAGCGGACACGGACCTCGCTAGAGGTCTATGTCCGCTGGATTTCGCCTTCCTCGCTGACCGGGAACACCGATCAGGCCGACAGGCAAAGCAGCTATTTAGTTGTCTTTCGCTTTACCTGAACGCGGCTACGAATTTCTTCACCGCATCCCTGTAGGCCACGGCTATGGCCTTCTGAGATGACCCCAGATATCTTTTCCTCACCGCCTCGAGAAGCCCCTCGTCCACGGCCGCCAGAGATCTGCCTAGGAACAGGTCTCTCAAAAACCTGTTGGTCAAGGACAGGGTAAAGGAGGCCTCCATGTCGAGTATCTCCCCCGTATCGAGATCGGCGATGAAGGTGATGAAGAAATGAGAGTAAGTATGGGTAATCGGGTTATCGCTGGCGCTCCTAGCGTTGCCTATCACGCATACCGGATAATCGCACCCCAGGTCGCCACCCCCATTCGTCGGATTATTATAACTCCTTCAGCTCATTATCTCAAGACCTTTCCGCGAATTCCGAGAAGCTACGACATATCCCATAGATAGTTTAGGAAGATTGACAAATGCCCTCGGGGGGTATAACCTGAGCCGTGCATTCAACGGAAAGGATGATAAAAATGCCATGGATCGATCGAAACCGCTGCACCGGATGCGGTCTCTGTGTAGATAACTGTCCCGCGGAAGCCATCTCTATAGCTGAAAACCTGGCAGTTCTAGATATGGAAAACTGCATCCGTTGCGGAAGCTGTCATGAAGTATGCCCCACCGAAAGCATTCGCCATGACAGCGAGCTGACCGACGGAGAGGTAGAAGCAAACCTACAGGAGGCGATACAGCACGCACAGTCCTGTGCCGACCTGAAGGGGAACACCCTGGAAAGCTTGGCCAGCTTGGAACGACATATCAAACACTATAAGAGGCAGAAACTGGTGGCGGAAAAGACCCTCGAACGCCTCCAACATGTATTGGCCTATCAAAACGAGGAATACAGGGAGAAGACAGCAAGTGAATAGTATTCTTAAAGCACGAATCCGCAACTTCCCAGTCTCGTTCTTTGCCGTTTCCATGGGACTGACTGGCTGTCTCATCGCACTTCAGAAGGTCGGCCCCATACTGGGGCTACCTCTTGTCGTGGCTAAGATCCTGCTTGACGTGGCTTTAGTCGTTTTCTCTATCATCGCTATAGCTTACTCAAGCAAGATAGCGATCAATTTCTCGGCCTTCCGAGCGGACCTAAACCATCCGGTCAGGATGCACTTTCTGCCTACTTTTTCGGTGAGTCTTCTGCTTCTTGCCATAGCTACCATGGAGCCTATGCCGATACTTTCACGTTATTTCTGGACGATCGGCACTGTAGCACACCTTGTATTGACGCTCTACACGTTGACGATCTGGCTTCAACACAGCCATTTCAAGATACATCACGCCAACCCGTCCTGGTTCATACCGATCCTGGGAAATCTGGTCGTTCCTGTGGCGGGCGCCGCACACGCTCCGGTCTTCGTGAATTGGTTTTTCCTCTGTGTCGGGCTTTTTTTCTGGGTGCTGCTCTTCGCCGTACTGCTGAATCGATTGATCTTTCACGAACCAATCCAGGACAAGTTGGTGCCAACTTTTTCCATATTAATGGCACCTCCGGCGATCGGATTTATCTCTTACGTAAAACTCACAGGGGAGATCGATCTTTTCGCCATGGGACTCTACTCGTTGGCTCTATTTCTGTTTCTAGTCGTCTGCGCACAATGGCAGCTCTTTCGGAAAATCCGCTTTTACCTATCTTGGTGGGCCTACTCATTTCCCTTGGCGGCCCTGGATCTGGCCACCGTGCTACTCTTTCACAAGACAGGAAATCCGGCGTTGAAGACCTTCGGTTTGGCTCTTTTTTTTGGGTTGGTACTTCTGGTAGTTTTCTTGACGGCGCTTACGGCGAAGGACATGACGAAGGGGCAAATCTGCATAGAGGAATAACCGAACAAAGACTTGGAACGACGGAGGGAGCAGAGCCTAGGCTCTGCTCCCTCTTGTCACTGTTAGGCCGTCTCTTTTCTCAACGCCCTATTTCTCATCCAATGCTGGAGGAAGAGGAAAGCGAAAAAGGCGAGACTCATCAGACGAACCGTCTTAAGAGGGTTGACCAAAGCTATACCGTTGGCGGCGAAAAGAACCCTCTCCCACAGGGGCATGTGGGCCCTCAACATCCCTATTAGCCCGGCGGAGAGAGAGAAGACTCCCACCACGGCACAGAGGATGGTCGGAAGGAACCTGCCCCAGGTGAAGTCGACGAAGAGCAGCACCGGGTTGTAGACGAACAGGAAGGGCAGAAGCAACCCCGACATCGCCAGACCGAAACCGACCACCGCCACCTTCGTAGGAGCCGCCTTGGCCAGTCCGGCGGCGGTATAGCTGGTGAGAGCCACAGGAGGAACAACAGCCGACATCGTCCCGTAGTAGAAGGCAAAGAAGTGAGCCGCCAGAGCGGGAACCCCCATCTGCTGCAGGGCCGGAGCCGCGATTGTGGCGGTTATGATATAACAGGCAGAGGCGGGAAGCCCCATGCCCAGGACGATGGCCGCTAACATGCACAGTATCAAGGCCGCCCAGAGCTTGCCTCCGGCGAACATTATTATGTTCATAGCTATGACCTGTCCCACGCCGGTCATGCCGACGGCTCCGACTATGAAACCTACTATCCCGCAGGCTATTCCGACAGGAGCGGCGCTTCTGGCCCCTCCGTCCAGTGCCCCTATAAAATCCTTGACACCCATTCGGGTGGATTTACGGCAGGAAGAAAGGACTATTATAGCGATCAACCCCAGAAAAGCGGAGAACAGCGGGGTGTAACCGGCGACCAGGAAATAGACTATCAGGACGAGAGGTATGGTCATGTGCCCCTTGTCCAACATAGTGGTCTTCATGGAGGGGATTTCCTCCTTGGGCAACCCCTCCAGGCCGTTGCTCTTGGCCCTGAGATCGACCATGGTCAAGATGGCGCCGTAGTAGAGCAAAGCGGGGAAGACGCCGGCCAACATTATCTTGACGTAGGGAATCCCCAGGAAGGTGCTCATTATGAAGGCGGAGGCACCCATGATCGGAGGCATTAAAATTCCTCCGGTACTGGCGGCAGCCTCCACCGCTCCGGCGAAGAAGGGCTTATATCCTACCTTCTTCATTAGAGGTATGGTGAAGGCTCCAGTAGTAGCAACGTTCGCCTGAGAACTGCCGGAGATACTGCCCATAAGTGCTGACGCTATGACCGCGACCTTGGCAGGACCGCCCCTGTAGCGCCCCGCCAGGGCCAGGGCGAAGTCGTTGAAGAACTCGCTGGTCTTGGTGGCCGCCAGAAAGGATCCGAACAGTATGAACATGAACACGTAGGACGACGAGACCATGAGGGTGACGCCGTATATCCCCTGGTCGGTGAGAGCCATACGGGTTATTATCCTGCTCCAGTCGAAACCTCTGTGGGCGAAAAGACCAGGGAAATACGGACCGAATTTGGTGTAGACCAGGAAGAAAACGCACAACACCGTCAGAGGCAAGCCGACCGCCCGGCGAGACGCCTCTACCAGAAGACACATGGTCATGACCGAAATTATGAGGTCCAGCTGGGTGACCTCCAGCTTGGTGGCCAAAAGACGGTCATAACACATGACCACGTAAAGACCGCCCAGCAAAGCGAGCCCGGTAAACAGCCAGTCAAGGGCGGTAGGCTGATCTCGTCTGGACCTGGCTGTTCCGGGGAAATAGAGGAACACCAATGCCATCATAGTGGCGAGGTGGATGGCGTTCATCTTTATGGTTATCATCAGACCTACGCTGTTCATCCAGCAGTGTATAAGAGACGTGAAAACCGCCAGTGCGACGGCGAAGGTCCTGACATGACCGGAGAAATCCCTGTTGGGGATATGCTCCCCGGGCTTGAAGACACTCAGAATATTCAACTAAACCACTCCCTCCAAAATCCAAAAATGCGGTGCTGGCGTGAGCCGGCACCGCACGGTGTTGTCTACGTGGGACCTATTTCGCCTCGGGCGGAAGAAGGGATCCGGGAATCTCGAAGCCCTGTTCCTTGAAGAACTTGACGGCACCGGGATGAAGAGGAGCGCCGTAGAGTCCAGCCATGGGGTGGTCGTAGTCGACCTTGGTGAAGGCGGCGTGAGCCTGCTTCATAGCCTCGCGATCGTTGTAGATGACCTTAAGGGTCTCGTAGACGATCTCGTCGCTGACCTTTTCGCTGACTATAAGGGCGGACTTGACTCCGACCAGGTTCAGAGGCTTGGTCTGCTTGGGATACACGTCGGCGGGGATGACCACCCTGGCGTAATAGGGGGCCTCCAGTTGAAGCTCGTCAAGCTCGTCGTCGGAGAACTCCAGCATCCCCACTGGAACCCGTCCGGCGTAGAGCTCGGACACGGCGGAAACGGGATATCCCGTCTCGGCGTTGAAAGCGTCGAGTCTGCCGTTCTGAAGAGCCTGAGCGGCCTCACTGTAGCCGATGTACTCGGGCTGGATGTCCTCGAAGGTCAATCCCGCCACGGCTCTCAACACCAGTTTACTGGTGAACTCGGTCCCGGAGGCGGGAGGTCCTACCGCCATCCTCTTGCCCTTGAGGTCTCCCCAGGTCTCGATCCCCGCCTCTTTGCGGACAACGATCTGGGTGACGTCGGGCCAGAGCCCCATAACGTAGCGAAGGGACGGGATCTGTTTTCCCTCGTAGGTACCTACGCCCTTGTAGGCGAAGCCGGTGAGGTTGGACATGGCTATCGCCATCTCCGCCTCGTCGTTCTTGAGCATCTTGAGGTTCTCGATGGTACCGCCGGAACTCTGAGCCGAGGCCTTGACTCCCTTGGACATCATCTCCTTGTTCATGCTGTTGGCGATTATGGTCCCTACCGGATAGTAGGTGCCGCCGGTGGAACCGGTGACGATCGTCACGAACTCGACGGCCTGAGCCGTTCCCGCTACGGCGGCGGACAACGCAAAGACGGCCAGCACCGCTGCAATGATTCCCTTTCTCATCATGAAACCCCTCCTTGAAGTTGATCTCACAGGGTGAAACACCCTGTTTTTATGATACATTCCCGTCGTATGGGATGTCAACCATTATAAAGAATACCAAGGTCTTCCGATAAAAAACGAAGGTGGGCCACAAGGGCCCACCTTCACGATGGTCTGTCTTTCGGGAAAAAAACCGATTACTCCGTCTTGGCCTCTTCGGTCGTCTTGTCCTCCGAGGATACAGCCTCTTCGACGGCGGGCTTCTCCACGTCGGAGGAGACAGCTTCGGACTTCACCTCTTCCAGCTCGGCACGGGCCTGGGCAACCTCTTTCTCCATGACCACGAGCTTCTGCTCGAGAGCCTTCTGCCTCTCCTCGTGGGCCTTGATGCTGTGCACCGCCTCCACGAGCTCTGCCTGCTTGGCCTCCACGGCCTGCTTGAGAGCCTCGATCTCGTCACCGGCCTTTACGGAGAGCTCGTCGGCGTTCTTGAGCTTTCCTGCGAAGGCGTCTATCTTGGCCTTGGAATCGGCGATAAGCTTGTCCTTCTCGGCGACCGCCTTTTCGAGCTGCTCCTTCATCTTGGCGGAAGCGCCCTTCATCTCCTCAAGGGTCTTTCTGGCGCCCTCCAGAAGACCGGACTTCTCGGAAAGCTCCTTGGCCTTGATCACCGCCTGGTTCTTTACCTTGGTCAGCTCTTCCTTGACAGATGAGATAACACCGTCTTTTTCCTCGAGAGACTTCTCAAGTCCGGCGACCTTGGCCTCCAGGTCCTTGACCTGCTGCTCTTTCTCGGCCAGGGAAGCGCGGAAACGATCGAGCTCGGCGGTCTTCTCCGTGAGGACCTTCTTGGTCTTCTCGATCTCCTCCCTCAGAGAACCCTGGGTCTTGGAGATCTCTAGCTTAAGGTCAGAGGCCGCCTTCTGGCTTACCGCAAGGTCGGCTTTCGTCTGAGACAGGTCGAGAGACTGATCCTTGTACTTTCTCTCCATCTCGGCGAGTTTGGCCTCCATCTCGAGCAGCTCTTTTCTAGCCATCCTGAGATCGGAGGTAAGGGCGGCGTTGTCCTTTTCCTTCTTCACAAGGTCGACTCGGGCCTTCTCGAGGGAGTCCCTGGTTATGGCCAAGGTGTCCCTGGTGATGGAGAGACTGTCCTGGGTAAGCTGGAGAGTGCTCTTGACCGGACCGACCGGCTCGGCGTCGCCCTGAGAGACCGCCGCAGTCACGACGGGGATCTTGGGCAAAGCCACGGAACCGCCCTCGGTAAGGAGAGCCTCGTACACCCTGAGATCCCTGGCGTACTTGCGAATCTCGCTCTTCTTGTCCGCGATGGATTTACGCAGATATTCCTCGTGTCTGGCCAGAAGGAAACGGTCGTCGCTGACCTTGCCCTCCAGCTGGGCCATATCATTTTCGAAGCCGGAGACGACTCCCTGGATTCCCTCTATAGCCGATCCGGCGCCCTTGAGGGCCTCGTCCATCGCGGCGATCTTGTCGGTCATGGAGGACTTCATGGCCTCCACGTCCTTCTTGAGGGCCTCTATCTCGGCAGACTGCTTTGAGATATCGCCGGACACCGAGCCTATACGGCTATCCATCAACGTCCAGACCACGTTGAAAAGAATCAAAAGGACAAGACCTACTACAGCGTATTTTTTCCAATGTTTTTTGAAATCAGGCATACCATTCTCTCCAGTTCCGTCGTCCTTGGAGTTGCCGGAGCAACATCCCTTCCCTTCGCCATCGTCACCGCCATTCAGCCATTTGAGGCCGCTGAACCAGTTAGTGATGGAGGCAAGCGGAGACTCCTCCCCCTGGGAGACCTCCTCGCCGCTCTCCTGCGAGGTGGGGACGCTATCCTGCTCCTCCCAAACGGACTCCTGAAAAGAGTCGCTGGACATGCCCTTAGAAGCTTTCTTTTCCTGTGCCCCTTCTTGCTGAGTTCCCTTCTTCCCGTCAAGACCGTCGTTTTTGTCCTTTTTCAACGAGAACTCTCCTCCTTCCGTCCTCTGCTACAGATGATTGTCTAAAACGTCCCGTACAGCTTACCACTATACGCTTTATTTTACCATTTCGAACCTTACCACCTCCGGGCTAAGAAGAAATTTTCCAAAAACGGCGAGAGGAGGTGGTATTATCGGGATGTAGGGAGGTGTCTAGATATGGCGTCTATGAGAAAAGAAATCCGAAAAAAAGCTCTCAGAGGATGCGTCCCGGCGATTGCGATATTGGCGGTTCTCGCCGTCTTTATGTTTTCCAGACTGACGGGGCACCTGATGAAGGAGAGGGAAAATCTCATCTCCCAGTCGATCTCAGGTTACTCCGACCTGGCCTACCAGACATACGCCTTCATCGAAGCCCATTGGGGCATGCACCTTTCGGCCTTGATCCGTTCCGTCTCGGACGAACTGGACTCCGGGGACTACGGCGATCTACGACTGAGGGACATCCTGAGGGAGAAGATCTCGGAAGACCCATATCTGTTCCCCTACGGAGCCGATATAAAGGCCTGGATTCTGCACAAAGAAAACACCGTAGCCTCTACAGAAAAGGGCAACTCGTCCCCTCGCATGTCATCTCGATTCTCGTCCAGGCTGCGTCTTCTGGACAAAGGCGAGACCCTGATGGACCCGCTGCACCTCACGATAGCCACCTCTATGGGGGACGGTATATATCTGATCATAGAGACGGAGGAGGCGGCCATAGGGGGAGTCTCAGATCTGAGAAGCATCGTCCGGGGATTAACCATTCTGCCCTCGGTGGAGGAGGTCCACCTGATCGACCCAGACGACCCTTCCCTTATACAGGGGACCGGCACGAAGACGGCATGGGGCCAAAAGGCCGTGGTTCAAAGGCTCTTGGTGGACGACAGGGGAAGCTCCGAAAAATCCTTGAGCCCCAACCTGGTGCTGTCCATCCTTCTGAACTTCAGACCGATATTCGCACTGGTCGGAATCATGATCTTCTCGATAATAGCGTCTATGGCTCTCATAGTATGGGCGGCTTTCTCAGCGGCTGGCAGGGCCTCGGACGGTATATCGAGAGCCATCGTCGCCATGACGAAAAGGATCGACAACTTCGCTGCCACGAAAAAACAGGAACAGACGGAACCGGTGAACACCGATATAGATGAGATCGAAAGTCTGTCGGACAGCTTCGATCATATGTCTCGGGAGGTATCCAAGTCCATAAGCGACCAAAATTACACGAGAGGGAAGATAGACGAACTCTACTCCTCCCAGAGAGCCCTGAGCGAGACCCTGGACAGGATCATATCTCTAGGGACGGAGCTGACCGAAAGCGCCCTGAAGGACGACGAGTCCTTTCTGTCCCATCTTTTCAGAAGCGCCATGTCTCTGATACCGGAGGCAAACGCCGGCTGCATATCGGTGATAGAGAACGACCGTTGGAGGTTCGTCGACGCGGTGGGGCACGACCTGGAAGGTCTCAACAGGCTCAAACTGCAGAGCCGCTACGTGTCGACGGAGGACAGGCCTATCGTGGTGAACCGTCCCTCGGACAGACTTATCGGAATTCCCAAGGAGATAGCCGACGAGATGAGGCGATTGACCCTACCGGCGACGAGCTCCTGCCGTTATACCATCCGTTGCGACGGAGAGGTGGTGGGACACCTGACCCTGGACATATGTGGAAAGACCGACGCGAAGTTCCCCGAGTCGACAGCTCAGACACTTGAGTCCTTGGGACACATAGCCGGAATGTTCTTTTCCATGAGGAGGGTGTACAAGGCCAACCAAGACCTTCTGGAACAGGTCATCATGGTTTTGGCCGAATTTATGGACGACTACGACTCCTGCACGAGGGACCACTCGAAATCCGTGGCGAACCTGTGCAGAAGGACCGCCGAGGCCATAGGCCTTTCCAAGGAGGAGATCACCAGGCTTTACTGGGCCGGACTGCTACACGACATCGGCAAACTCGCAATCCCCAGAGAGATAATAATGAAACCGGGACCTCTCTCGGAGGAGGAATACTCTATAGTGAAGAGACACTCCGAGGCGGGAGCCTCCGCCGTAACCAAGTCGAAGACCCTCTCCGACATGGCGGAGCCCATAAGATATCACCACGAGAGGTGGGACGGCAAGGGATACCCCGAGGGACTGAGAGGAGCCAACATCCCCCTTTTGGCCAGGATAATCTCGGTCTGCGACGTTTACGACTCGATAACCGACGACAGACCCTACAGAAAAAGGCTCACCCCCGAGGAGGCAAGCCTCGAGATGGAGAGGAGCGCCGGAACCCAGCTGGATCCGGGGCTCGTCTCCACCTTTCTCGAAAAGGTCGCTCCCTATCTGGACGACCAGGAGGCGCCCCATCCTCTGGGATAGAGGCCGGGCAACTCCACCGGCAACCGTCCGGAAGGACGGATCTCCCCTAAAAGTATAGCGGCCAGAGCCTTCAACGTAGGTGGGGTATCTCCGTAACAGGCCAGGGCCGTCTTTGCCTCGGGCAACACCGTGAGGTCGTAGGGAGTCTTCATCGAAAGGGAAACGCAGTCGGGCCTCTCCTCGAGGATCTCCCTCAGAAACGAAGCGGAAGCTTCGTCCCTGACGAGGTCGTAACAGCCCATCAACACTGGGCCCCTTATCTCATCCGCCTCGACTTCTGGAAGTATCCGACCTCCAAACTTAACGATCCGACCGGACACACCCAGGTCGGACAGCCGTTTCAGAAGGATCTCCGCCGCAACGGCCTTCTTCTCCGGCCATATCAACGTGACATGGTCTCCCTTCCTCAGGGGAGGGGGGCCATCCGACCTGATAAGAGTCACGCTCCTGGAGGCTATCTCCTCCGCCAGGGCGGAGCCGTCCACCCAATCGGGACGATCCTCCCCGGAGGATAGCCCCATATCGTCTTTCCAGCGCAGGATCCTCTCCACCGCATCGTCCAATCTGGCCTTATCCAGCTCGCCGGAATGGACCGCCTCTACGATCCTGTCTCGA harbors:
- a CDS encoding DUF819 domain-containing protein codes for the protein MITNGFSYLAFILFFAGLVVLAERHSKGKFFEYVPAVVLIYFVCMLFSTFGFWSKTDSVNAVYKGVKGNLLPAMIFLMLLRCDLRKIMKLGPKMLLGFFAASTSIAFGFVVMYLLFKSNLPADSWRAFAALCGSWMGGTGNMVAIQGALSIADADMGYTLLIDSIDYSIWVMVLLGMVPYAMKFNKWTKSDTSAIDQVGAELSKHHESLRKETTFSDMIFLLGAALAVSAVCHWASGFLPKSAFMSGTTWTVLLATVIGVLCAMTPMYGLPGASQMANTMLYMIVGLIASRANFAELTEAPMYILAGFVILGIHAITLAIIAKLFKLDLFTCGVASLANIGGVASAPILAAAYSDALVPIGVLMAMMGYVVGTGGGLIVGKILSIL
- a CDS encoding dipeptide epimerase, giving the protein MRITGVKTGTISVPLKKPFKTAVRSVDAVRDVIVAVETDSGVVGYGEAPPTGAITGDTTGAILGAIDDHIRPTLLGRDGEDLEGNLKVLQSCMVGNTSAKAALDIALHDLWAQSIGSPLYRLFGGSRESIETDVTVSVNEPDEMAQDALNAVESGYKVIKIKVGKESSKDFDRLKAIREAIGQDVEIRIDANQGWTPTEAVNILDRMEKAGFGLELVEQPVKAKDLDGMAYVTAHTSIPVVADESIWSASDALEIFRRKAADMVNIKLMKCGGIAEARRIVAVSEIFGAQVMLGSMLEGKICASAAVHLAAAYGAITRIDIDGPLLCASDPIVGGADFKGPDIRVSDAPGLGVMSFDEIKWH
- a CDS encoding DUF3870 domain-containing protein encodes the protein MIGNARSASDNPITHTYSHFFITFIADLDTGEILDMEASFTLSLTNRFLRDLFLGRSLAAVDEGLLEAVRKRYLGSSQKAIAVAYRDAVKKFVAAFR
- a CDS encoding 4Fe-4S binding protein — protein: MPWIDRNRCTGCGLCVDNCPAEAISIAENLAVLDMENCIRCGSCHEVCPTESIRHDSELTDGEVEANLQEAIQHAQSCADLKGNTLESLASLERHIKHYKRQKLVAEKTLERLQHVLAYQNEEYREKTASE
- a CDS encoding SLAC1 anion channel family protein, producing the protein MNSILKARIRNFPVSFFAVSMGLTGCLIALQKVGPILGLPLVVAKILLDVALVVFSIIAIAYSSKIAINFSAFRADLNHPVRMHFLPTFSVSLLLLAIATMEPMPILSRYFWTIGTVAHLVLTLYTLTIWLQHSHFKIHHANPSWFIPILGNLVVPVAGAAHAPVFVNWFFLCVGLFFWVLLFAVLLNRLIFHEPIQDKLVPTFSILMAPPAIGFISYVKLTGEIDLFAMGLYSLALFLFLVVCAQWQLFRKIRFYLSWWAYSFPLAALDLATVLLFHKTGNPALKTFGLALFFGLVLLVVFLTALTAKDMTKGQICIEE
- a CDS encoding TRAP transporter permease, which gives rise to MNILSVFKPGEHIPNRDFSGHVRTFAVALAVFTSLIHCWMNSVGLMITIKMNAIHLATMMALVFLYFPGTARSRRDQPTALDWLFTGLALLGGLYVVMCYDRLLATKLEVTQLDLIISVMTMCLLVEASRRAVGLPLTVLCVFFLVYTKFGPYFPGLFAHRGFDWSRIITRMALTDQGIYGVTLMVSSSYVFMFILFGSFLAATKTSEFFNDFALALAGRYRGGPAKVAVIASALMGSISGSSQANVATTGAFTIPLMKKVGYKPFFAGAVEAAASTGGILMPPIMGASAFIMSTFLGIPYVKIMLAGVFPALLYYGAILTMVDLRAKSNGLEGLPKEEIPSMKTTMLDKGHMTIPLVLIVYFLVAGYTPLFSAFLGLIAIIVLSSCRKSTRMGVKDFIGALDGGARSAAPVGIACGIVGFIVGAVGMTGVGQVIAMNIIMFAGGKLWAALILCMLAAIVLGMGLPASACYIITATIAAPALQQMGVPALAAHFFAFYYGTMSAVVPPVALTSYTAAGLAKAAPTKVAVVGFGLAMSGLLLPFLFVYNPVLLFVDFTWGRFLPTILCAVVGVFSLSAGLIGMLRAHMPLWERVLFAANGIALVNPLKTVRLMSLAFFAFLFLQHWMRNRALRKETA
- a CDS encoding TAXI family TRAP transporter solute-binding subunit — its product is MRKGIIAAVLAVFALSAAVAGTAQAVEFVTIVTGSTGGTYYPVGTIIANSMNKEMMSKGVKASAQSSGGTIENLKMLKNDEAEMAIAMSNLTGFAYKGVGTYEGKQIPSLRYVMGLWPDVTQIVVRKEAGIETWGDLKGKRMAVGPPASGTEFTSKLVLRAVAGLTFEDIQPEYIGYSEAAQALQNGRLDAFNAETGYPVSAVSELYAGRVPVGMLEFSDDELDELQLEAPYYARVVIPADVYPKQTKPLNLVGVKSALIVSEKVSDEIVYETLKVIYNDREAMKQAHAAFTKVDYDHPMAGLYGAPLHPGAVKFFKEQGFEIPGSLLPPEAK
- a CDS encoding HD-GYP domain-containing protein → MASMRKEIRKKALRGCVPAIAILAVLAVFMFSRLTGHLMKERENLISQSISGYSDLAYQTYAFIEAHWGMHLSALIRSVSDELDSGDYGDLRLRDILREKISEDPYLFPYGADIKAWILHKENTVASTEKGNSSPRMSSRFSSRLRLLDKGETLMDPLHLTIATSMGDGIYLIIETEEAAIGGVSDLRSIVRGLTILPSVEEVHLIDPDDPSLIQGTGTKTAWGQKAVVQRLLVDDRGSSEKSLSPNLVLSILLNFRPIFALVGIMIFSIIASMALIVWAAFSAAGRASDGISRAIVAMTKRIDNFAATKKQEQTEPVNTDIDEIESLSDSFDHMSREVSKSISDQNYTRGKIDELYSSQRALSETLDRIISLGTELTESALKDDESFLSHLFRSAMSLIPEANAGCISVIENDRWRFVDAVGHDLEGLNRLKLQSRYVSTEDRPIVVNRPSDRLIGIPKEIADEMRRLTLPATSSCRYTIRCDGEVVGHLTLDICGKTDAKFPESTAQTLESLGHIAGMFFSMRRVYKANQDLLEQVIMVLAEFMDDYDSCTRDHSKSVANLCRRTAEAIGLSKEEITRLYWAGLLHDIGKLAIPREIIMKPGPLSEEEYSIVKRHSEAGASAVTKSKTLSDMAEPIRYHHERWDGKGYPEGLRGANIPLLARIISVCDVYDSITDDRPYRKRLTPEEASLEMERSAGTQLDPGLVSTFLEKVAPYLDDQEAPHPLG